One Mastacembelus armatus chromosome 10, fMasArm1.2, whole genome shotgun sequence DNA window includes the following coding sequences:
- the cabp2b gene encoding calcium-binding protein 2 isoform X3, whose translation MRGPPCGKMKAVSQREQRPEGEKDQDVEDTLFKDSFGVLVKNCNMLHSIVGPACIFLKQGFSQTLDRELRPEELDELREAFVEFDKNKDGYISHKDLGECMRTMGYMPTEMELIELSQQICGGKIDFEDFVELMGPKMLAETADMIGVKELRDAFKEFDSNGDGQISLTELREAMKKLMGEQVTNREINEILRDVDLNGDGLVDFEEFVRMMSR comes from the exons ATGAGAGGGCCCCCCTGTGGGAAGATGAAGGCAGTGAGCCAGCGGGAACAGCGTCCGGAGGGAGAGAAGGATCAGGACGTGGAGGATACACTTTTCAAGGATTCTTTCGGTGTGCTAGTGAAGAACTGCAATATGCTGCACAGCATTGTGGGCCCAGCCTGCATCTTCCTTAAACAGGGCTTTTCTCAGACACTc GACAGAGAGCTGAGACCAGAGGAGCTTGATG AGCTCCGAGAGGCGTTTGTGGAGtttgataaaaataaagacGGTTACATCAGCCATAAAGACCTGGGGGAGTGTATGAGGACTATGGGATACATGCCTACGGAGATGGAGCTCATCGAACTGAGCCAGCAGATCT GTGGAGGTAAAATAGACTTTGAGGACTTTGTGGAGCTGATGGGACCCAAGATGCTGGCAGAGACAGCAGACATGATCGGAGTCAAAGAGCTACGAGATGCATTCAAAGAG TTTGACTCTAATGGTGACGGACAGATCAGTTTGACGGAGCTGCGTGAGGCCATGAAGAAGCTGATGGGAGAACAAGTGACCAACAGAGAAATCAACGAGATCCTCCGAGATGTCGACCTCAACGGAGACGGCCTGGTGGACTTTGAGG AGTTTGTGCGAATGATGTCTCGTTGA
- the cabp2b gene encoding calcium-binding protein 2 isoform X1, whose translation MFMIIREPSAGGGGAGAMSAPQERSKKQVQAAIKKKVEKQKKRATEQGGGAGDIQTISPYPRPQKSGPIPQMTTAEDRESLEEKLEELMEGPQRREKEIDQEVEPVNLLPIVDSVFGQDRELRPEELDELREAFVEFDKNKDGYISHKDLGECMRTMGYMPTEMELIELSQQICGGKIDFEDFVELMGPKMLAETADMIGVKELRDAFKEFDSNGDGQISLTELREAMKKLMGEQVTNREINEILRDVDLNGDGLVDFEEFVRMMSR comes from the exons ATGTTCATGATCATTCGAGAGCCGTCCGCTGGAGGAGGCGGTGCTGGAGCGATGAGCGCACCACAGGAGAGGAGtaaaaaacag GTACAGGCTGCCATCAAGAAGAAGGtggagaagcagaagaagagagctACTGAACAAGGAGGTGGTGCTGGAGACATCCAAACTATTTCTCCTTATCCTCGCCCTCAGAAATCAGGTCCGATCCCACAGATGACGacagcagaggacagagagtcactggaggagaagctggaggagctgaTGGAGGGaccacagaggagagagaaggagatagACCAGGAGGTGGAGCCTGTCAACCTTCTGCCTATAGTGGACTCTGTGTTTGGACAG GACAGAGAGCTGAGACCAGAGGAGCTTGATG AGCTCCGAGAGGCGTTTGTGGAGtttgataaaaataaagacGGTTACATCAGCCATAAAGACCTGGGGGAGTGTATGAGGACTATGGGATACATGCCTACGGAGATGGAGCTCATCGAACTGAGCCAGCAGATCT GTGGAGGTAAAATAGACTTTGAGGACTTTGTGGAGCTGATGGGACCCAAGATGCTGGCAGAGACAGCAGACATGATCGGAGTCAAAGAGCTACGAGATGCATTCAAAGAG TTTGACTCTAATGGTGACGGACAGATCAGTTTGACGGAGCTGCGTGAGGCCATGAAGAAGCTGATGGGAGAACAAGTGACCAACAGAGAAATCAACGAGATCCTCCGAGATGTCGACCTCAACGGAGACGGCCTGGTGGACTTTGAGG AGTTTGTGCGAATGATGTCTCGTTGA
- the cabp2b gene encoding calcium-binding protein 2 isoform X2: MGNCTKPSMKHKIMKDRELRPEELDELREAFVEFDKNKDGYISHKDLGECMRTMGYMPTEMELIELSQQICGGKIDFEDFVELMGPKMLAETADMIGVKELRDAFKEFDSNGDGQISLTELREAMKKLMGEQVTNREINEILRDVDLNGDGLVDFEEFVRMMSR; this comes from the exons ATGGGCAACTGCACCAAACCATCTATGAAACACAAAATTATGAAG GACAGAGAGCTGAGACCAGAGGAGCTTGATG AGCTCCGAGAGGCGTTTGTGGAGtttgataaaaataaagacGGTTACATCAGCCATAAAGACCTGGGGGAGTGTATGAGGACTATGGGATACATGCCTACGGAGATGGAGCTCATCGAACTGAGCCAGCAGATCT GTGGAGGTAAAATAGACTTTGAGGACTTTGTGGAGCTGATGGGACCCAAGATGCTGGCAGAGACAGCAGACATGATCGGAGTCAAAGAGCTACGAGATGCATTCAAAGAG TTTGACTCTAATGGTGACGGACAGATCAGTTTGACGGAGCTGCGTGAGGCCATGAAGAAGCTGATGGGAGAACAAGTGACCAACAGAGAAATCAACGAGATCCTCCGAGATGTCGACCTCAACGGAGACGGCCTGGTGGACTTTGAGG AGTTTGTGCGAATGATGTCTCGTTGA